From Companilactobacillus heilongjiangensis, one genomic window encodes:
- a CDS encoding sensor histidine kinase → MFFLKRQIKLLAKQVNTMSADSKKGSRFFVDFREKNLIALVDELNQMVNTYESEKVQVKQAEENLQLSITGLSHDLRTPLTAIDGYVQLLKLTDDPLKKKQYLDVIELSVSKLLEMTNQFYDLTRIDLNQKGFDLVKLSLNDTIQDNFLNFFDSFEKSGLTIKFPENGESIHVLADKVLLNRVIQNIIQNILRYARGKVEIEYAKQSNFGVVTFINDIKPGSKISIEKVFDRFYTESKTRTNTESSGLGLYISKRLIENMNGNMDAKLVQQQFSIEIKLPFI, encoded by the coding sequence GTGTTTTTTTTGAAACGACAAATTAAACTCTTGGCAAAACAAGTTAATACTATGTCGGCTGACTCAAAAAAAGGCAGTCGCTTTTTTGTTGATTTTAGAGAAAAGAATCTGATTGCATTAGTTGATGAACTTAATCAAATGGTGAATACTTATGAGTCAGAGAAGGTACAAGTTAAGCAAGCTGAGGAGAATCTACAGCTTTCAATAACTGGTTTATCACATGATTTACGAACCCCATTGACGGCAATCGACGGTTATGTGCAGTTGCTTAAGTTAACCGATGATCCACTCAAGAAAAAACAATATTTAGATGTTATAGAATTATCTGTTTCCAAGTTGCTTGAGATGACTAATCAGTTTTATGATTTGACTAGAATAGATCTCAATCAAAAGGGCTTTGATTTAGTTAAATTATCGCTGAATGATACTATTCAGGATAACTTTTTGAATTTTTTTGACAGTTTTGAAAAATCAGGTTTAACAATTAAATTTCCTGAGAATGGTGAATCCATTCATGTTTTGGCGGACAAAGTACTTTTGAATCGTGTTATTCAAAATATAATTCAAAATATTTTACGTTATGCTCGGGGGAAAGTTGAAATTGAATATGCTAAACAAAGTAATTTTGGCGTTGTAACGTTTATCAATGATATTAAGCCTGGTAGCAAGATATCGATTGAAAAGGTCTTTGATCGCTTTTATACTGAATCTAAGACACGTACAAATACCGAATCAAGCGGATTGGGATTATATATTTCGAAGCGCTTAATCGAGAATATGAATGGCAATATGGACGCCAAGCTCGTTCAACAGCAGTTTTCGATTGAGATTAAATTGCCATTTATTTAA